The following are encoded in a window of Onthophagus taurus isolate NC chromosome 3, IU_Otau_3.0, whole genome shotgun sequence genomic DNA:
- the LOC111429059 gene encoding phenoloxidase-activating factor 2-like, whose amino-acid sequence MSKITYFIFVLLSITVSTTVSQCNNETIMNNIQSIFGNLVSPPTIPNLQNLSSTPIPINDTEYKVENKTYIYTTRPTQTVAPTSACECIPYYLCKENGTLNMDGEGLFTIRIDDEDDKTECPHYLLQCCPKTNISSTVILPKPLPKRKGCGYRRPKGIAINVDPHRNQAKYGELPWMIAVFTQDLAGDNKTENYKCGGALIHPKAVLTAAHCIENDLHYIIRAGEWDTKTNLEIYPHENVAVKEKIIHEHFYYGGLHNDVAILILEREIPYKDHIDVICLPPQDFVPDDNSGCIASGWGKKNFEKHEQYQTILKKINLPFVERNRCQDWLRTTRLGPYFMLDKSLVCAGGRKGEDTCEGDGGSPLVCPIPGQLDIYYQIGMVAWGIDCGNEVPAAYVNVALFRNWIDDVMKKNNLDWMAYEHLPISVRIDD is encoded by the exons atgagtAAAATAACCTACTTCATTTTCGTGCTATTAAGTATAACGGTTTCAACCACGGTTTCGCAATGTAACAATGAAACAATAATGAACAATATTCAATCGATTTTTGGTAATTTGGTAAGTCCACCAACAATACCAAATTTACAGAACTTAAGTTCAACTCCAATTCCTATCAATGATACTGAGTATAAGGTTGAGAATAAGACTTATATTTATACAACTCGACCAACACAAACGGTTGCTCCAACAAGTGCTTGCGAATGTATTCCTTATTATTTGTGTAAAGAAAACGGAACTTTAAATATGGATGGAGAAGGACTTTTTACGATAAG GATTGatgatgaagatgacaaaACGGAATGTCCACATTATTTGCTGCAGTGTTGcccaaaaacaaatatatcaTCAACTGTAATTCTACCAAAACCACTTCCAAAACGAAAAGGTTGCGGGTATCGTCGTCCAAAGGGTATAGCAATAAACGTAGATCCACACAGAAATCAAGCAAAGTACGGTGAACTCCCTTGGATGATAGCTGTTTTTACACAAGATTTAGCGGGTGATAACAAAACCGAAAATTATAAATGCGGTGGAGCTTTAATCCATCCAAAAGCCGTTTTAACAGCCGCTCATTGCATCGAAAATGATTTACACTACATCATCAGAGCCGGAGAATGGGACACTAAAACTAACTTGGAAATTTATCCCCACGAAAATGTTGCGGTTAAAGAGAAGATAATCCACGAACATTTCTATTACGGCGGTCTGCACAACGACGTGGCAATTCTTATTTTAGAACGAGAGATTCCTTATAAAGATCACATCGATGTCATCTGTTTACCCCCGCAAGATTTCGTCCCGGACGATAATTCCGGGTGTATAGCAAGTGGTTggggtaaaaaaaatttcgaaaaacaCGAACAATATCAAactatactaaaaaaaataaatttgccGTTTGTGGAAAGAAATCGCTGTCAGGATTGGTTAAGAACGACACGATTGGGGCCTTATTTTATGTTGGATAAGAGTTTGGTGTGTGCTGGTGGACGGAAAGGGGAGGATACTTGCGAAGGAGATGGGGGAAGTCCGCTGGTTTGTCCGATTCCGGGTCAGCTAGATATATATTATCAGATTGGGATGGTTGCGTGGGGGATTGATTGTGGAAATGAAGTTCCCGCTGCTTATGTAAATGTTGCGCTTTTTAGAAATTGGATTGATGATGTTatgaaaaagaataatttgGATTGGATGGCGTATGAGCATTTGCCGATATCAGTTAGGATTGACGATTAA